The nucleotide sequence TGTCCCAGAACCACTCACTGTGCGGACCGGGATGCGCTTCGCGCGATTTTGCCCAGAGAATACGGCCCAACGCGCCATTTTTTACGCTTTCCATCGACTTAAGGAATTTAGGCGTGTAGCATAAGTCCTCAAGGTACCCACCAAAGATCCCCGCTTCTTCCACCGCCTGCATCATGCGCAGGGCTTCGTCGGCGGTGCGGCCCAGTGGTTTGGTGCATACGACGTTCTTTTTGTGTTTGGCGCAGAGGAGTACTGCGGCTTCGTGGACGTGGTTGGGTAGGGCGATACACACCATGTTGACGTCGGGATGCGCGATGACTTCCTCCATGTCGCTCGACCAGAAATCACAGCCATAGTCGTCCGCGAATTTTTTGGCGCTCTCGTCACGACGGGCGTAGATGGCCGTGACGCGATCGCGGCCCCGTTGGCCGTGGATGGACTCGGCGTAAAAGCGCCCGATGAAACCGGAACCCAGCATGGCAATGCGTTGCATAACAAATCGGTATAGTGAATAGGTAGGTTGCTTGACTCATAAAAGAAGCACACCCACGGAATTCTACCAGATTTGAAGCAAAAAAGGCGAAAGCCTGCAAGAACCGCCCTACTTGAAAAGTACCTGATCGGCCGAATAGCGGCCCGGACCTGTTAGGAAAATCGCTACGAATGCGACGGCAAACATCAGGGCGTGTTCCCGCTCGCTCAATGGTTCGCCGCCATGCACTACGAAACTGACCACCAGCATACCGATCAGCAGCGGAATGAGGGCCGCCCGCGTGAATAGTCCTAGCATGAGCAGCAGCGCGCAGAAGAATTCGCTGAAAATAGTCAAGATCAGAGAAGTTTCTTCTCCCAAGCCAATGGGATCGGCAAAGCCACTATTGCCGCCCAAGTAACTGCTGAGCTTATCGTAGCCGTGGGTGGCCATGAAGAAACCCATGCCCACGCGCAGAATCAGGACGCCCCAACTGGCGGGATCGGGTAGGGTAGGTGGACTGAAAATTCTTCGAATCATTCTTTGTGGATTTATTGCCAGGTAGGGTACCCTTGAAAATCATTCAACCCGTTTAGGCCGGGTACTGTTCCGGTCTAGGAAATATTTTGGTTGAATAAAATTTAGACTAATCTAAAAATAATATTTCAATACAAGTTTATGATGTTTATTTTTGTCAAAAATAAAAATAGATATTGGCTAAAATAAAATAAAAATATGTTTGTAAAAATACATTTGACGGCCCTGATTATTGGACTTATACAGGGAGTGACCCTGGCGCAGGCTACGTTGGAAGGGATCGTCCGGCAGGATCAGAAACCCGTGGAATTTGCGAGCGTAGCCATTAAGGGAACGGCTTTTGGAACTACGGCTGACTCAACGGGTACCTTCAGACTTACGGGTTTGCCCGTTGGAAAACATACCGTCTTGATTTCCGCCGTCGGCTACAAACCTTATCAGCAAAATGTTTCGCTGACCGCCCATCAAGCGACCACCGTAAACGCAAATTTGGAAGAAGTTGCCGGACAGTTGGAAGAAGTGGTCGTGACGGGTACCATGAAGGAAGTTTCCAAATTGGCCAGTCCCGTTCCGGTAGACATCATCACGCAGAAATTCCTGTACAAAAACCCCGTTCCCAGTATTTTTGAGGCGCTCACCTACGTCAATGGAGTGCGTCCGCAACTGAACTGCAACATCTGCAACACGGGCGACATCCACATCAACGGCCTCGAAGGACCCTACACCATGGTACTGCTGGATGGTACCCCCATCGTCAGCGGCCTTTCGACGGTGTATGGGTTGGTGGGTATTCCTAACAGTTTGATCGAACGCATCGAAATCGTGAAAGGCCCGGCCTCGACGCTTTACGGTTCGGAAGCGGTAGGTGGTTTGATCAATATTATTACCAAAAACGTCAATAAAGCCCCCGCTTTTTCGGCGGATGTGTTCAGCAGTAATTGGCGCGATATGAATGTAGATCTGGGCTTCAAATTTTCGGCGGGAGCGAAAGTGTCCTCGCTGCTGGGTGTCAACTACTTTAATTATCAAAATCCCATCGACAACAACGGCGATGGCTTCACGGATCTTACGCTTCAGCACCGCATTTCGGTTTTCAACAA is from Salmonirosea aquatica and encodes:
- a CDS encoding DoxX family protein, encoding MIRRIFSPPTLPDPASWGVLILRVGMGFFMATHGYDKLSSYLGGNSGFADPIGLGEETSLILTIFSEFFCALLLMLGLFTRAALIPLLIGMLVVSFVVHGGEPLSEREHALMFAVAFVAIFLTGPGRYSADQVLFK